One genomic window of Macrobrachium rosenbergii isolate ZJJX-2024 chromosome 51, ASM4041242v1, whole genome shotgun sequence includes the following:
- the LOC136833097 gene encoding uncharacterized protein: MPMQEATVSACTEALLSSWISRFGVLDHITTDRGPAFLSELWSALARLLGTSHHATTAYNPAASGLVERFHRSLKASLMARCTAEDWKHQLTWVLLGLRTAPRASGDPSATEKVYREPLVVPGKLTTGDRHNLTVQRLRDIIGKFAPCQRTYTDRSTPFMPPGLSSTTHVFVRNDAIRHPLTRPYRETFRVLEQNTIAFQLNLHGKDDWVSVDHLKPAPLEEAVNDTTQHPPQELSPPQPAQPKRKSCGHPWKHSDSTIASRSRSHRTPQLTSQSRGTLQRPSRYLV; this comes from the coding sequence atgcccatgcaggaagccacagTCAGTGCGTgcaccgaggccctcctctccagctggatcagccggttcggtgtcctggaccacataaccactgacaggggccctgccttcctgtccgagctgtggtctgccctggcacgcctgctggggacctctcaccatgCCActaccgcctacaaccccgcagccagcggattggtggagagattccacaggtccctgaaggcatccctcatggcccgctgcacagCCGAGGATTGGAAGCACCAGCTgacttgggtcctcctcgggctgaggaccgcccccagagccagcggcgacccgtccgcaacagagaaagtctacagggagcCCCTTGTAGTCCCGGGCAAACTCACCACGGgagatcgccacaacctgacagtccagaggctccgagACATAatcgggaagttcgccccctgccagcggacgtacaCCGATAGGTCGACACCTTTCATGCCTcctggcctgtcctccaccacccacgtcttcgtcaggaacgatgccATCCGCCATccactaaccaggccctacagggagACCTTCCGCGTGCTCGAGCAGAACACCATAGCATTCCAGCTGAACCTGcatgggaaggacgactgggtgtctgtCGACCATCTCAAGCCCGCCCCATTGGAAGAAGCCGTCAACGATACCACGCAGCACCCTCCGCAAGAACTGTCGCCTCCGCAGCCAGCCCAGCCCAAAAGAAAGTCGTGTGGCCACCCCTGGAAGCACTCAGACAGCACCATAGCCAGCCGCTCCCGctcacaccgcaccccccagctgacttcgcagagccgcggcactctccagcggcccagcagatacctagtttaa
- the LOC136833098 gene encoding uncharacterized protein: protein MDSSGRQSEISLSREIFLRQLLPEVQTQILEPYTMPLEDLLKTAQQLTDSTRAAKRVSTPTHPISSLQPEESEEEEISAVSRRWPTYHHKKHPPPARTPRTANPPARSPKRQGGGGQQNRPPWQQRNPGAQNQWVSTSATPSLAEFPLSREDRKCLPDPAAFLTAANGSPILSYGSRLLSISILSWRYSLSFIVVDVRTPLLGADFLAHFGVAVDVSRKCLLDTDSCQSLPLAMGPSAPAVYSVAPHQYAQLLKEFPDVFKPELRQVLGAPAKHGIYHHIKTKGPPVHPELWRSPKEHLRHIRKVLQHLQENGLILRFGKCTFGVERVDFLGHEISPGGVRPLALKVAAVTRFPTPTSVKAIQEFLWMVSYYRRFVPGVAHTMTEILKGHPKSLVWGPDQQQAFSLTKAVLIEATALAHQDPNAPLQLTTDASNDACGVVLEQVIAGAPQPITFFSKKFSPEGSCYSTFEEEPCS from the exons atggacagcagcggcaggcagtcggagataagcctgtcaagggagatcttcctccgtcagctcctgcCAGAGGTCCAGACCCAGATCCTCGAGCCTTATACAATGCCGCTCGAGGACCTACTCAAGACAGCGCAACAACtgacggactccacaagggcagcgaagcgggtatccacgcccacacaccccatcagctccctccagccagaggaaagcgaggaggaggagataagcgccgtcagCAGGAGGTGGCCAACCTACCACCACAAGAAGCATCCGCCACCAGCAAGGACGCCcagaactgccaacccccctgctcGTTCGCCCAAAAGACAAGGAGGTGgtggccaacagaacaggccaccctggcagcagaggaacccaggagcccaaaaccagtgGGTTTCTacatccgcgacaccatctctggcagAGTTCCCActatccagagaggaccgcaaatgcCTGCCAGatccggctgccttcctgacggccgccaacgggtcccccatcctctcctatggctccaggctcctgtcaatctccatcctcaGCTGGAGGTACAGCTTGAGCTTCATAGTCGtggacgtaaggaccccactcctgggtgcggacttccttgcccacttcggtgTGGCAGTTGACGTCAGTCGCAAATGCCTattggacaccgactcctgccagtccctccccctggcgaTGGGCCCCAGCGCGCCCGCCGTCTACTCCGTCGCCccgcaccagtacgcccagctgctgaaggagttccccgacgtctTTAAGCCTGAACTGCGCCAGGTGCTCGGGGCCCCTGCAAAGCACGGAATCTAtcaccacatcaaaacaaagggccccccagTGCACCCAGAGCTCTGGAG atcccccaaagaacacctgcggcacatccgaaaggtcctgcagcacctgcaggagaatggcctcatccTCAGGTTTGgtaagtgcaccttcggcgttgaaagagttgacttcctgggccacgagatatccccgggggGCGTCCGTCCACTTGCACtgaaggtcgcagccgtcaccaggttccccacccctacctccgtcaaggccatacaagaattcctctgGATGGTCAGCTACTACAGGAGGTTTGTCCCCGGGGTTGCGCACACcatgacggagatcctgaagggccacccgaagtccttagtttggggacccgaccagcaacaggccttttccctgacgaaggccgtcCTCatcgaggcaaccgccttggcccaccaggaccccaacgccccccttcagctgacaacggacgccagcaacgatGCCTGTGGGgttgtcctggagcaggtcatcgccggagccccccagcccatcaccttcttcagcaagaagttcagcccCGAGgggtcctgctacagcaccttcgaggaagaaccctgtagctgA